One genomic region from Prunus persica cultivar Lovell chromosome G3, Prunus_persica_NCBIv2, whole genome shotgun sequence encodes:
- the LOC109948045 gene encoding uncharacterized protein LOC109948045 — MEEAHSGICGAHQPGPKLHFQIKRMGYYWPTVVKDYMDYVKKCQASTDYFSKWAEAMPLKEVKKENVVSFIKVNIINRYGVPRYIIIDNGKPFSNRLMDKLREDFGFKQRNSSMYNAPANGLAEAFNKTLCSLLKKVVGRTKKDWHERINEALWAYRMTYQMPTQATLYSLVYGVEAVLPLESQLPLLRMAIQEGLTDEENAKLRLQELETLDEKRLEAQQRLECYQARLLNAFNKKVHPRSFQVGDLVLALRRPIITTHKIRSKFTSK, encoded by the exons ATGGAGGAGGCTCACTCAGGAATTTGTGGAGCACATCAACCAGGGCCAAAGCTACATTTCCAAATAAAGAGGATGGGCTACTATTGGCCGACTGTGGTCAAGGACTACATGGATTATGTGAAGAAATGCCAAGCAT CCACAGACTACTTCTCAAAATGGGCGGAAGCTATGCCTCTAAAGGaagtgaagaaagaaaatgtagTGAGCTTTATCAAGGTAAACATCATTAATCGGTATGGTGTGCCACGCTACATCATCATAGATAATGGCAAGCCATTCTCGAATCGGTTAATGGATAAATTGCGTGAAGACTTTGGTTTCAAACAACGCAACTCTTCAATGTACAATGCACCAGCCAACGGTCTTGCAGAAGCGTTCAACAAAACTCTTTGCAGCCTGTTGAAGAAAGTTGTTGGAAGAACCAAGAAAGATTGGCATGAAAGGATAAATGAAGCGTTGTGGGCTTATAGGATGACATACCAGATGCCTACTCAGGCTACACTATACTCACTCGTGTATGGCGTGGAAGCAGTCTTGCCTCTAGAAAGTCAACTTCCATTATTGAGGATGGCCATACAAGAGGGATTGACTGATGAAGAAAATGCGAAGCTACGTCTCCAAGAGTTAGAAACACTAGACGAAAAGAGACTTGAAGCGCAACAACGCTTAGAGTGTTATCAAGCCCGGCTTTTGAATGCTTTTAACAAGAAAGTACACCCCAGATCTTTTCAGGTGGGAGATCTCGTCCTCGCATTACGTAGACCTATCATcacaacacacaaaatcaGAAGCAAGTTTACTTCGAAATAG